In the genome of Streptomyces sp. V2I9, one region contains:
- the casA gene encoding type I-E CRISPR-associated protein Cse1/CasA produces the protein MPTGTYNLIHQPCVPVRWRPGLTAPDAGGLPDLVGLRELLLRSHDIESLAIADAPAHAALLRILYALTARVAELTEQGPEGDWDVRRLDVRDAGRLSPERVEAYFREFEDRFFLFAPGGRPWMQDPRLAEQCDGSNTAGVNKLIVTRPSGNNHSWFRHDTDTAPELPTAPEAFLSLLVWHYYGPSGRCSSREVNGVKHASATAGPLRTALSYHPEGDSLFETLLAGLVPPEDEVVGKEDLCPWEQEDLPDPEHPRRRSRGPRSRHTARSQHALLLLPDKDGMRVRDAYITWAYRGERMPREDDYLIWQTSQQGNRYPRPADAGRALWRDLDALLLQNPPEGSAHPQQPRVFRTAVQVSEDLRVRALGFDQEGQAKDTQFIDASTPVVLGYAEDNDPRTVPAVGRLRQLGELYGRNLDRAVKRAWAAYVRDAKADGAAWAAEAGARYWPRAEAEFWARFRLLDRTGDAADGGFDPAATRRAFLRLAETAYDAVTEPVTRTVRGAKAVSQARLDLYGQRRKSRSSASPSSRAKTKEPTG, from the coding sequence ATGCCGACCGGCACCTACAACCTGATCCACCAGCCATGTGTCCCCGTCCGGTGGAGGCCCGGTCTCACGGCGCCCGACGCCGGAGGGCTTCCGGACCTCGTCGGGCTACGTGAGCTGTTGCTGCGCAGCCACGACATCGAGTCCCTGGCGATCGCCGACGCCCCCGCGCACGCAGCCCTGCTCCGCATTCTGTACGCGCTCACCGCCAGGGTGGCGGAGCTGACCGAGCAGGGTCCCGAAGGTGACTGGGACGTACGCCGGCTGGACGTTCGCGACGCCGGTCGGCTTTCGCCCGAGAGGGTGGAGGCGTACTTCCGGGAGTTCGAGGACCGGTTCTTCCTGTTCGCTCCCGGCGGCCGGCCCTGGATGCAGGACCCCCGGCTGGCGGAGCAGTGCGACGGGTCGAACACCGCCGGCGTCAACAAACTCATCGTCACCCGCCCCTCGGGCAACAACCACTCCTGGTTCCGGCACGACACGGACACCGCGCCCGAGCTGCCGACCGCCCCCGAAGCCTTCCTCAGCCTGCTGGTGTGGCACTACTACGGGCCGTCGGGCCGGTGTTCGTCCCGTGAGGTGAACGGGGTGAAGCACGCGAGCGCCACCGCCGGCCCGCTCCGGACGGCGCTGTCGTACCACCCCGAGGGCGATTCCCTCTTCGAAACGCTGCTCGCCGGCCTCGTCCCCCCGGAGGACGAGGTGGTCGGCAAGGAGGACCTGTGCCCGTGGGAACAGGAGGACCTGCCCGACCCCGAACACCCGAGGAGGCGATCGCGGGGCCCCCGCTCGCGGCACACCGCCCGCTCCCAGCACGCCCTTCTGCTGCTGCCGGACAAGGACGGCATGAGGGTGCGGGATGCCTACATCACCTGGGCCTACCGGGGTGAGCGGATGCCGCGCGAGGACGACTACCTCATCTGGCAGACCAGCCAGCAGGGCAACCGCTACCCGCGCCCCGCGGACGCCGGGCGCGCGTTGTGGCGGGACCTGGACGCACTGCTGCTGCAGAACCCGCCGGAAGGCAGCGCACACCCTCAGCAGCCCCGCGTCTTCCGCACGGCGGTCCAGGTCTCCGAGGACCTGCGGGTGCGGGCGCTCGGGTTCGACCAGGAGGGCCAGGCCAAGGACACCCAGTTCATCGACGCGAGCACCCCGGTGGTTCTGGGATATGCGGAGGACAACGACCCCCGCACCGTTCCCGCCGTCGGTCGGCTGCGGCAGCTCGGAGAGCTGTACGGCCGGAACCTCGACCGGGCCGTCAAACGCGCCTGGGCCGCCTACGTCAGGGACGCCAAGGCGGACGGTGCCGCCTGGGCGGCGGAGGCCGGCGCCCGCTACTGGCCCCGCGCGGAGGCGGAGTTCTGGGCACGGTTCCGCCTCCTGGATCGCACCGGTGACGCGGCCGACGGTGGTTTCGACCCGGCAGCCACCCGCCGGGCATTCCTCCGCCTGGCCGAAACGGCGTACGACGCCGTGACCGAGCCCGTCACCCGCACCGTCCGCGGCGCGAAGGCAGTCTCCCAGGCCCGCCTCGACCTCTACGGCCAGCGTCGGAAATCCCGGTCGTCGGCCTCGCCCAGTTCTCGCGCGAAGACCAAGGAGCCCACCGGATGA
- the cas3 gene encoding CRISPR-associated helicase Cas3' — MLKRAESEPSCNCVLDARLWGKESGLPRPYPVVCHLLDTSAVFQQLWDVVMSGETRSAIAGALGLSVAESRSVVSFWAGLHDIGKITPPFQAQVPSLYGPVRNDPAYVNAPGAEGEKGFRHEIASHWSLYSLFAQIGYPDHERLMHRSVSHQIAQLLGGHHGVFGATLKAKQAKQAAAYNPGLGSGGWAEQRQVHFEEVRRATGASAVPRGELPAGLAVVVSGLVVVADWLASRTSVIAARIPGPGWSGTTAEIDAHWRDAVKAAPDVVRAARLGRAEFSTGDFGAMFPFPPNSLQQDLVEHLPAMIEEHGPGLVLVTAPTGDGKTEAALFAASLLGRAAGSRGMYFALPTMGTADAMLPRVEAFATRALSGERALMLLHSMAWLSSPGGDHHADTPGDRTGGEAISAGRETAVEADGWLRGAKRGLLAPLGVGTIDQALSGVLPLRYNVLRLLGLSDKVFVVDEAHAYGPWMHQLLVRLLEWLGEMRAPVVLLSATLTGRTAGSLVDAYRRGAGVRLSSAVVPRYPGWLFAGTASGVVSPARGTKSNRARTLKVSRRPVVWDTSEPAGTPVLEGGRRAALREVLAPVAADGGTALVCCTTVAEAQQTYRDVCAAFPHLAAAPGGVRLLHSRYPADVRAAITAECEAAYGKPGDGPVAVRAASVLVATQVVEQSLDFDFDLVVSDLAPLAQLLQRAGRGRRHRRGPLGRPAWAAAEDEPALVVLDPLTEAGESKPPRSWGTVYDAGLLLRTSRLLQERAPDGIAVPDDVQRLVDEVYEEEFVDRLEGAAREELVRLDEERLAGEAAERHLAAWTSICSPADMKGDLSELSTREAGVTQDLLTTRLGADTGRVLCLYEQADGTTTLDPYGKVPMPAGGRYGLRQAELADVARRVAPVPGRWLRGDDSGTEAPRAWGTHPSLRDLALLHMTPATDGSWTCRHGRHTMSISDVGLEAQ, encoded by the coding sequence ATGCTGAAGCGCGCCGAGTCGGAGCCCTCCTGCAACTGCGTTCTGGATGCCCGCCTGTGGGGGAAGGAGAGCGGGCTGCCGAGGCCGTATCCCGTGGTGTGCCACCTCCTCGACACCAGTGCGGTGTTCCAGCAGCTCTGGGATGTCGTCATGAGCGGGGAGACCAGGTCGGCGATCGCGGGTGCGCTCGGCCTGAGCGTCGCAGAGTCACGCTCCGTGGTTTCGTTCTGGGCCGGATTGCATGACATCGGCAAGATCACTCCGCCCTTCCAGGCTCAGGTTCCCTCGCTCTACGGCCCAGTTCGGAACGATCCGGCGTACGTCAACGCACCAGGCGCCGAGGGCGAGAAGGGCTTCCGTCACGAGATCGCCTCCCACTGGTCCCTCTACAGCCTCTTCGCACAGATCGGGTATCCCGACCACGAGCGTCTGATGCACAGGTCGGTGAGTCATCAGATCGCCCAGTTGCTGGGCGGCCACCATGGGGTTTTCGGAGCGACCCTGAAGGCCAAGCAGGCCAAGCAGGCCGCCGCATACAACCCGGGGCTCGGCTCGGGCGGTTGGGCAGAACAGCGGCAGGTGCACTTCGAGGAGGTGCGGCGGGCCACGGGGGCGTCGGCCGTCCCTCGGGGGGAGTTGCCTGCGGGGCTGGCCGTAGTGGTGTCCGGGTTGGTCGTGGTGGCGGACTGGCTGGCGAGTCGGACGTCGGTGATCGCGGCGCGCATTCCCGGTCCCGGATGGTCGGGGACCACCGCCGAGATCGATGCCCACTGGCGGGATGCGGTGAAGGCGGCCCCGGACGTGGTCCGGGCGGCGCGACTCGGCCGGGCCGAGTTCTCCACCGGGGATTTCGGGGCGATGTTCCCGTTCCCGCCCAACAGCCTGCAACAGGACCTCGTGGAGCACCTGCCGGCGATGATCGAAGAGCACGGTCCGGGTCTGGTGCTGGTGACGGCCCCGACGGGGGACGGCAAGACGGAGGCGGCACTGTTCGCGGCCTCACTGCTGGGACGCGCGGCGGGCTCCAGGGGGATGTACTTCGCACTGCCGACGATGGGGACCGCGGACGCGATGCTGCCGCGGGTGGAGGCGTTCGCCACCCGGGCGCTGTCCGGGGAGCGGGCGCTCATGCTGCTGCACTCGATGGCGTGGCTGAGTTCGCCGGGCGGTGACCATCATGCCGACACGCCCGGCGACCGGACCGGTGGGGAAGCCATCAGCGCCGGGAGAGAGACCGCGGTCGAGGCGGACGGATGGCTGCGGGGTGCGAAGCGTGGACTGCTCGCTCCGCTGGGTGTGGGGACGATCGACCAGGCTCTGAGTGGGGTCCTCCCGCTGCGGTACAACGTGTTGAGGCTGTTGGGGCTGTCGGACAAAGTGTTCGTCGTCGATGAAGCGCACGCATACGGACCGTGGATGCATCAGCTGCTGGTGCGCCTGCTGGAGTGGCTGGGCGAGATGCGTGCCCCGGTGGTGTTGCTGTCGGCCACGCTGACGGGACGTACGGCCGGGTCGCTCGTGGACGCGTACCGGCGTGGTGCCGGGGTTCGCCTGTCGTCGGCCGTGGTGCCGCGCTACCCCGGTTGGCTGTTCGCGGGTACCGCCTCGGGGGTGGTGTCACCGGCGCGCGGTACGAAGAGCAATCGTGCCCGGACGTTGAAGGTGTCCCGTCGGCCGGTGGTATGGGACACCTCGGAGCCGGCCGGTACGCCGGTGCTGGAGGGAGGCCGGCGTGCGGCGCTGCGGGAGGTGCTGGCACCCGTGGCAGCGGACGGCGGCACCGCGCTGGTGTGCTGCACGACGGTGGCGGAAGCCCAGCAGACGTACCGGGACGTGTGTGCGGCCTTCCCTCACCTTGCGGCGGCCCCTGGCGGGGTCCGGTTGCTGCATTCCCGCTACCCGGCTGACGTACGGGCGGCGATCACAGCCGAGTGCGAGGCCGCGTACGGGAAGCCGGGAGACGGGCCGGTTGCGGTTCGGGCGGCGTCGGTCCTCGTGGCGACGCAGGTGGTGGAACAGTCCCTGGATTTCGACTTCGACCTGGTCGTGAGCGATCTGGCACCGCTCGCCCAGTTGTTGCAGCGTGCCGGGCGCGGGCGGCGGCACCGGCGTGGACCGCTCGGCCGGCCGGCGTGGGCGGCCGCCGAGGACGAGCCCGCCCTGGTGGTCCTTGACCCGCTCACGGAGGCTGGGGAATCGAAGCCGCCCCGTTCGTGGGGGACGGTCTACGACGCCGGGTTGCTCCTGCGTACGTCACGGTTGTTGCAGGAGCGCGCGCCGGACGGCATCGCGGTGCCCGACGACGTGCAGCGGTTGGTCGACGAGGTGTACGAGGAGGAATTCGTCGACCGGCTGGAGGGGGCCGCCCGTGAGGAGTTGGTGCGGTTGGACGAGGAGCGGCTGGCGGGCGAGGCGGCCGAACGGCATCTCGCGGCTTGGACCAGCATCTGTTCCCCTGCGGACATGAAGGGCGACCTCAGCGAGTTGTCCACGCGGGAGGCGGGAGTGACGCAGGATCTGCTGACCACCCGCCTGGGTGCGGACACGGGCCGCGTGCTGTGTCTGTACGAGCAGGCGGACGGGACCACGACGCTCGACCCGTACGGCAAGGTGCCCATGCCCGCTGGGGGCCGGTACGGCCTCCGGCAGGCGGAGCTGGCCGATGTCGCGCGACGGGTGGCCCCGGTACCGGGCCGATGGCTGCGCGGCGATGACTCCGGCACCGAGGCGCCCCGGGCATGGGGGACGCATCCCTCTCTCCGCGACCTCGCACTGCTGCACATGACCCCTGCCACGGACGGCAGTTGGACGTGCCGCCACGGGCGCCACACGATGTCGATATCGGACGTCGGCCTCGAAGCCCAGTGA
- a CDS encoding glycosyltransferase family 39 protein, which produces MSDHQLRPRTPTPAAPTPAAPAPGPRVLGHRAAAAFRAAAPALAVYAAVRALGLLVFWVAASVAGKDPLGPLSGRWDSVWYQRIAENGYGYTVTLPDGAVHPDLAFFPLLPVLERAVSAVTPLTLGGAGLLVAWTAGLLAAWGIYAVGARLRGRRTGVVLAALWGVYPTAFVQSMAYTETLFTALAAWALYAVLTGRWIVAGALCVLAGLTRPTAAALIAALAITAATTLVREYRTRREAGERKREAGERKREAGERREERRAGPLPRRHGRMLAGVVLAPLGWLAYVVFVAVREGSPFAYFEVQAQWGNNIDGGVALASFIAGLPWPATLGLCAVLGLLGWLVVLCVRQRQPLPVLVYAIAIVVISLIGAGYFGSRPRLMMPAFPLLLPPAAALTRLRTTGRTAATLTVLACASAAYGAWTLLGAGPP; this is translated from the coding sequence ATGTCCGATCACCAGCTCCGCCCCCGGACGCCGACGCCCGCCGCTCCGACGCCCGCCGCTCCGGCCCCCGGCCCGCGCGTCCTCGGCCACCGGGCCGCCGCCGCGTTCCGCGCCGCCGCGCCCGCGCTCGCGGTCTACGCCGCCGTGCGGGCCCTGGGGCTCCTGGTCTTCTGGGTGGCCGCCTCGGTCGCCGGGAAGGACCCGCTCGGGCCGCTCAGCGGACGCTGGGACTCCGTCTGGTACCAGCGCATCGCCGAGAACGGATACGGCTACACCGTCACCCTCCCGGACGGCGCCGTCCACCCCGATCTGGCGTTCTTCCCCCTCCTCCCCGTGCTGGAACGCGCCGTCTCCGCCGTGACCCCGCTCACCCTCGGCGGCGCGGGCCTCCTGGTCGCCTGGACGGCCGGGCTGCTCGCCGCGTGGGGCATCTACGCCGTGGGGGCGCGGCTGCGCGGACGGCGTACGGGGGTGGTGCTGGCCGCGCTCTGGGGCGTCTACCCGACGGCGTTCGTCCAGTCGATGGCGTACACCGAGACCCTGTTCACCGCGCTCGCCGCCTGGGCGCTGTACGCGGTCCTCACCGGCCGCTGGATCGTGGCGGGCGCACTCTGCGTCCTGGCCGGGCTGACCCGCCCCACGGCGGCCGCGCTCATCGCCGCGCTGGCGATCACCGCCGCCACCACCCTCGTACGGGAGTACCGCACGAGGCGCGAGGCGGGGGAGCGGAAGCGCGAGGCGGGGGAGCGGAAGCGCGAGGCAGGGGAGCGGAGGGAGGAGCGCCGCGCGGGCCCTCTGCCGCGCCGGCACGGCCGGATGCTCGCGGGCGTGGTGCTCGCACCGCTGGGCTGGCTGGCGTACGTGGTGTTCGTGGCCGTACGGGAGGGCAGCCCGTTCGCGTACTTCGAAGTCCAGGCGCAGTGGGGCAACAACATCGACGGCGGCGTCGCGCTCGCCTCCTTCATCGCCGGTCTGCCGTGGCCCGCCACCCTCGGCCTGTGCGCGGTGCTCGGGCTGCTCGGGTGGCTGGTCGTCCTGTGCGTACGGCAGCGGCAACCGCTGCCGGTCCTCGTCTACGCGATCGCGATCGTCGTCATCTCACTGATCGGCGCCGGGTACTTCGGCTCCCGGCCGCGCCTGATGATGCCCGCCTTCCCGCTGCTGCTCCCGCCCGCAGCCGCTCTCACGCGGCTGCGGACGACGGGGCGCACGGCCGCCACGCTCACCGTCCTCGCCTGCGCGTCGGCGGCCTACGGGGCCTGGACCCTCCTGGGCGCGGGCCCGCCGTAG